From the Macrobrachium nipponense isolate FS-2020 chromosome 9, ASM1510439v2, whole genome shotgun sequence genome, the window ATATATTGTTCAGTAAACAATATCCTAACTCAAGGCCTTTTCATCATCTTATTTAATTCCCGTGACATTTGGATATGGTGAGTGATTTACTTTACTAGCatccaaaataaattttatgcatATTCATTACATGCGTCAATTTCTATTGTATTTCACTAAGTACTTCGACTTGGACTTTAATAGACTTGTTAAAATAGTTTATGACACCATTACAATATTTCGTGACCCCTGAAGGCCCAACAGCTTTTTTTTAGAGTGTAATTTCCTCTCTAATATTATCAACAGTACCATCGACTAgggattcagagccgatggaacgctgtttttcggcaataactctttatcaaagcatcggataaaggtaaagttggcaagtgtatattttataaccctacctCACTTTTGCAAGTATTTGTTTAGTACTTAAGTTCcatagttttgatatttatatagtaaaatGATGTCGCCAAAGCTGGAACCGAGTAAATTACAGAAAAAGATTCTAAACCATTCGTGACGTAAACGtaatatgacgtcatgaggctgcGCCCATCCACCAAGCAGGCAGCAAGTCACTACTAACGGTAACGGGTGAATGAATATGCTTGCACggcctactatgcatttcagaaGCCATGacagtgtttttcgtaaacagcTTTAAACCGAATtatggatttccatgccactAAAGTACTGACTGTTTCACACTTCGTCCTCATTTTCGAAGTACTGTGGATCGTcatatgtgtttcattaatttttttacttaagaaaatgaggttaaagctgcCCTTACCCACCCAACCATCCGCACAAGTGGTGACGTGTATCATGGACGTCGGTGTAGTGTATCCTCCACAATACCCTATCAAATGTTTGCTTACCTTATAGTtagttaaatgtaattttaccTATCTTGGGCAATAtgacattttaaaacaaattaatatattgcaTGATGATAtgtcaattttcaaaataatcatttTTCAATTTATAAGTAAGAGTAATGGCTCTCTGACGCAGATGACGTCATAAGCACCACTTGTTCGAAACGGTCTGAGTACAGCAAGAAGTTCGTCTTTTTTCTATGAGTAAACGACAtcattaagcacatctgtcaattaaGTGTACTACAATAAATTAAGACAATGTTAGAAACACTCAGTGCTTTGTTAACATGGAAGTCCATACGTCGTTAAAAGTggtttacgaaaaacactattTCTCGAACCAATTCGAGAATGGCCAGCAGGATATGGATTTGTCCCCGTGGTAGCAAGACTGCATTTGTACTACGGCTTGCCACTTTGCATTCAAGCAAGGCTTATGGGAAGAGTGAGAAAACCCGTGAATAGATCATTACTTCTATAGTGGGCAATAGTTACTTGGCAACACTCATCTTTTGCTGCAGCAAAGAGAAGGCTATACTGTCGAAACCTGAGGTAAAACAAACCGGATTGACTCATTTGTAAAGTAGAAACAATACGAgtatcaagaaaatggaagaattccaagctaaCAAGCTAACAACTTACAGCAACAGCTGCTGTGGAAGTTGCGATGAAACCTctacataataatgataataataataaggggacaTTGACAAACCCTGCTCGTCATCACTGACATCGCTGAAGCGTAAGATGGAAACTAATATCAGTTAATGAATATGTCATCGGCAAGTGGGCATGGCCCCAGTCAAGAGACGTTTACCCCATACATAAACTTCTCTTCAGTGTGGGAGGTGCCTCGTGAAGTCATAGGTTAACGTCACCACTGCGTTCAAAACCCTTACCTGGCATTTTGATGGCTCTGGCATTGAAAACTCCTGTTTACACTGATAAGTACCAGAGCTATTAAATTtaggtacaaaataataattgcaaaagtTAGGTAGTGTTAGAAAATAAACACCTACCAACTCACCTTTATCCGATGCTTGATAAAAAGTCACTCCCGAAAAACACCGTTCCATCGACTCTGAATCCCTTAGTAGCTGCCATTTCATTATTGTATGTAAGTCGTACGCTACAAAAACACTAACAACCAAATGTCATTATGCCACGAATGAAATCAGGTCCATTTTAAAGCAGGGAACAGTCTATTGCGGAGGCCCTTTCTATAAATGACAGAATTTCCGGGAAAGAGGTTTATTCTAACGTTGATAAGAAGTTATTTTCACACAGCAGTGCACTGGTTCATCCACAACCCTAACTTTATTAACAAACCTGTCACTCTCTGTACATTATGCAAATATCCATAACCTTGATCACAATCTTAGCTGTGAAAAACGTTAACCTCTACTAAATCCAATTTTCTCATCCTCTCTTAACTTGAACTGGCCAGAAATGATTCCACTGATGCTTCCACTACAATACTTATCCAATTTAGGCATCAGAGTTCTTATCTCAGCTTTCTATCACTTTAACACACTTAGGGACTATTCAGTCTCCTAGAAACATACGCTCCTTGACCCcatcaaaataataaattcagTTCATATccatttatagtgtgtgtgtgtgtgtgtgtgtgtgtgtgtgtgtgtgtgtaatatctcACAAAAATACACCGAACTCTAAAACCTAGTTTGAGCTGAGCGAAATTCTTCTCAAAGTGATTTGCGTACGGGTAATTTCAAGCTACGATAATTATTTTGGCataatgtaaaaactgaataactTCACCGCAACATAGTATACATAAACAAACTTTTGTATGAATTGCCGAAAATAATTatcagtgaataaaaaaataatgttactaCTTTGGCACAGCACAAATCTGTAACAAATTGATtttccaatcatatatatataatatatatatatatattatatatacatatatatatatatatatatattatatatatatatatatacataatatatacatacatacatatatgatatataagatatatatatatagatataatgataatatgcaTGCAAAAGTTCTTGTATAAACACTGAGAACTTTATAAGtgatgtttttcattttctctcaaaACAGTAGTGAATTAACGACTGCATTCCTTTAACcattttaatatagatatatatatatatatatatatatagttttatatatatatatatatatatatatatatattatatattatatatatatatatatatatattatatatatattttatatatatattatatatatatattattatatatatatttactcatatatcatatatatatatgtatattgtatatatatatatactacttatatattcattatattatatatataatatatatatatataatactcatatattcattatattatataaatatctatatatacatgtacgtgtatatatatactacatataactGGTAATGAAAAGGAGGCACAATTCTCGTAAAATTATTGAAAACTCCTTAAAtaatgttattcattttcttccaaaCCAGCAGTGAATGAACTATATTCCTGTTAACCACCTCCTGAGGTGAAGGTACAATGTTCCTCACATATTCAAATATactcataaatattttatttttccaaactatATAGTGTTGTGTTCGCttaaaataataatcatgcacaaaaataaaaataaaaaatcttttcctTACAATTATCTCAACACTTTCGACAAAGAAGAGATATCAGGCATCATCTAAAAGAAAAGGTAAATCTACAAACCAAAAACGCATCCCCAAGTGCAGACAGAATGAGCGCCACAAGCACCAGCTTATTTTCGGTGTCCGTCCATCCTTCCAGGTAAAACAGATACATAACCAGCAGAATCACCGGGAGGCACTTGCATACCATAGAACCAATGGATGGCGTTGGTTTCGGCACGAACCAGATGAAGGAAACAGCCACTGACGCCAGAAATGGCAACAAGTGATGCCACGGGAGCTGCATGATTTCTGCGAGAGGAAAGCGTCAAAAACTTTATAAGACATTATTAGGGGAGTGACATAGAGAGAGGAAACTCTCATTTGCCTTAAGCCACTTCCAGATCAAATTAGTAAAGCACTGCACTTCGGAATGTTCGTGTCTAGTAACTTGACTGACTGCACCAACACTGCAAAATTCGCAGAGCATAAATGTATATGAGGATCGATGAATTACGACAATCCATCCCATAtcgatgaaatttatttaaagaacGTCCTAAAATGTGGAATGGGCTGAATAAAGTAATGGAATACATTTATAAATCCAATTTCAAACCTGTTTATATTCTTACCAGAACATAAAGAAGTGGAGGAAAGAAGCACTCTGTTTAGGCAGTATTCTTCCAACAGAGTTTTCTGTCTCAACGGCTCTTCCCGTTATAACTTGGAACTATTCGATGATATTATGTTCCACGTGTCAAAACACTTGGAAATCTGccaacaaaaaaatagaaaagtgttGTCACCACTTCGGCATTTTAACATACTTTAATGAAAATAAGAGGGTCGAGGGGTTTAAAGGGGAAAATGGACATAAATATCGAATAAACTTTAGATGAAAATCTCCATTTTGAAGGTTACTGTAGCCTCAACGCAAAAAGTTGCCATGGGACCCAatgctacataaaaaaaataataacaacactcTTTAACAGAAGGCTAATGTAATTATCAGACTGGAAAAGGAGTATTTCCCCGTAAGGACTCTTAAAAAATGACAATGATTCcatttaaaatataaacatcGGCGTTACTCATTGCACTACTTAACCGAGACATGGAATCGTGACCATACGTAACGCATAACCTCCCAGTTCATGAATTGCACCAGTTAGTAAGTAACTGATTCTAGTTTCTGTGACCATAATCACCACAACACCAATTACATCATGCTTAATATACACGTGAACGAAACCAAATGGTTAAAGTAAATAACATCAAACACGAAGAtataaatgtttgaaaatatataatagatgacATTTTCGCTGCTTATGTGAACACTTTGGAGTCGGGTGAGGTTCACGGCCTTATCATTGCTCCACGATAGCGTTTTGTTTatgagacaaaaaataaaaaggatataacAAAACCAGTTCGCTGTTACCTCGCTCCTTTCCACTGATTTCCTTATAATGTTGATTTCTTCGAGTAATTTACATTTGACGGCAGCAAAATTCCAAGAGATTTAATCAAGATTAGATGTTCACACTGATAAGCATATCCAGACGAAACATCGAAAGGGTCATAAAGCAAAAGGCTACGTTTATCAGGCCTTTCACTTGCAGAGTcgttctaagattagtttcatggCACCTCAGACGTTAATTTTGTGGGATTTTTGGAATTATTTCCAAAAAAGATGATCTAAAACTCAAGCTGGTATTTCGGCAACGTctctaataatacaaaataaataaaaaaggcgcTCTATTCTCACTTTCACAGGCGAGATTACGGTTTTGGCCTTTAAAAAAAGTGAGAGATAACAGGACAGGTGCACTCGCGAACTCATGAGAAGAGATACACTAGACCAGCAAACAAGACGAGTGATGCAGAGAAGAGAGCGAGGTGCCTAGACTCAGTGTATACCTACCGTGACGCAATGCCATCCGTGGAGCGTACAGACACGGCCGGTTTGCCACACAGACACCAACACAACGTACACACATTGCGTCAGGTCTGTTACTCTGACAAGACGACGACGacatagattaagccagccttatctCACAAGAGATAAATATTGATGGAAATATCTCCGGCATATGGGTACATAATATCTCGCCTTTCTAACGGcacatttatacttgaatgtgtTTGACACATCAATGAATGCTGTATCATGCCCACATACACATGGAGAAACTCAGGAACTGGAACGAAAAGAGTTTACTGATCTTAATCATTTATACAAGTTCTAACTCATACTTTTGTCTAAGAAGAtttcattcaatttcattatCCGAAATAATGGCTAAAATGCATTTGTTTCAAGGATTTGCTGAAAATGATTGCAATGAATTACCCAGTGATATTATAACCACATTACCCACAATGATATTCTACCCATCATGATACGCATTAGCTCCTTACATGTCCTTTGGATTAATTATGCTTTCTTGACAGGGGGCTCATTGCGTGGAAGTTATATTTGGTACTCCTGCTATGATGCTAAAGCCGGGGTCTATGGAGAGCCTACCGTCTTGATGGACTGTGCTCTAGCCCCTCTGAGGCTCAGGTCAAATGGAAATTTCCAGTGGAAGTGGCTCACAGAATTACATTGAGAGAGAATCTtctttgatgatttgagggtctCCAACTCGTAGAAATATGCAGAATTCACTCATTTGTCCAGGATATATTGTGTTATAAATAACTTCGTGAACAAAACACCCCCATAAGATGTGAAAATTTTCAGCATGCATACGCCATGAGCTACAAatagacgtacagtgaagcgctttaaaccacaaggctatcCCGAGGTAGCCTAGTGGTTTAAAGCCCATGAgccgatgaatttcttatcaactaaaaaaaaaattccccttcggataacatatatgaaaatatattaattccgaggtagagggaattagatattaaaagacatttgtagcttaatgagtatatatgaatcacagtgacgTGATAactcatatgtaaataaatatatgtgtgtgtgtgtgtgtgtgtgcaatcaaCTAGTTCCTAGACCACCTGAATTAAATACCAGTTATAAATTAAAAGCTACATGACATCGCTGGAATAAACGAGATAGTATTGTCATGTAACTTGGTAAGATAAAAGCCACaactgacatttgtatcaacttGAAGATTATAACATGCCTATTTTTTGGCAGTAGCAAACCACCGGACAAACACCAATCGAAATTGAAACTGTCGATAAACTGGGTAAGCAGAGGACtgttttttcaaaaacaaatgtCATTTCTCTAACAGGCGACTTCTCACATACCAAACTAATCTTACAGTTTACTTGATtaataaaataactataaatGATGTTACTtgggtagttttttttaaatctaaaacttagTCAATATACTTCCAAACAAATACAATTAGCCCGGTATAGTGCAAACAACACTTCATTAAGgaagtcattcatatatatgaaaataaaacacgaCAAATATAAGTCATTTATTAAGACGATATGTCCGTCTACAGAGcaaaagtatatagtatatttcccTTATGCAGTGCAAAGCAAAAGGGAGGAGCGCTGCTTTTGAAAACTCCCGTTTCTTTGAATGTTATTTCGTAACCTAACTCTGTTGCAATGCAAAACAGTCTCATTGACTTGGTAAGTGGCCCGAGGATACTACCGTTACTGCTTAACTTTGTGGAAAAGGGAAGCTCCAGCCAACTTACTTTTATTAGAAAAGCAGAGGAACATCCACAGTCACAACAAGATAATTTTGAAACTTGACTCTGGATTCCGTTGGCTTCCCTCGTAAAAACATACAAGATCCTTACTATCCggcaatatttacaaatataataataataattacattgaaaTCCAAACACCTATCTTGCaatatcaataattataatttgtaatcatatacatttaaacaatgaaaataataacaataaacatgaaaacaatgTTATGTTCATTATCAAGGTATCAAAATAATAGACATTTGTAATCTTTCTCACAACTAATCaagaatttacgttactaaaacCATACAAGACATGTTTGACGTTAacattaatttattgatattaatatcaaTCGAAAATTCTTGACCGGAtgctttcaaaataatattgcTGAAATCCtgatacaataaacaaaaataataataacagtagcaAATGCGATAGAAAGATTTACGTTTTCCAGTAACGTCTCACAAAAGCCAGAGAAAAATGTAATCTGAATCATCGATGAAAGTCGACGCTTACTAACCccttatgtatttttctttgcagTTTCCTTCTTGACTAGCTCGCTTTTTCTGGCCCAGAAACTGTCAGCTGAGCCAAGCATGAGGAGGAGCTGGGCCGAGTAGTATGTAGACAGGATGATGATCTGAGCTGGGATGTGAGGGATAAGCTGGAATATTTGCAGGAAAACGATGCAAGAGTCCGAAGTGATGAAAAGGACAGCTCCCAGAACCGAACACAGCCTCCTCTCGAAGCGGATGTGGGACATCAATGCGTACCTGTCAGGATCAAAATACTATCAGAACAGAAGTTCTTGAACTCTGCAGCCATTCTCCAGATGTCAGTTCTGGCGCAGATTTGCTTGCAATTATTATAAAACGTACTTTTTTTATGTCTGTTCGTATGTCATGTTAATGGTAGGCTTCAGAACTTACCTATCGAGAGCCCTCCAGAACATAGTGCCAATGAGTAAGTTGTATATCGGGATGGCAACATTGAGTGGGGTGGGTATATGGGGCAGTATAAAACAGAGCAAAACGAAGCCTATGCCATAGAGTCCAATCCCCATTGGCAGTCTGATTCCTTCGAATCCAAAAGCTGCTGTGTAAAAGATCTGAGCGACCCCAAAAGCTTGAATGCCCTGCACAAACCATGCATCGGGGTACGCCTGCAAAAAATATAGGGAGACATCACAGAGGACCATCTCGGAAAGGAAAACAGACCATCTTCCATCATAAATTTATCGGGAATACGAAACCTTTCATGATGAAATATGGAAGGCTAGCCTTACCTTAGGAGTGTTTGTGCTTACATGCGATACGTTTACACAGTTACAAAATATTCTTATGGTTATAAAGACAATCACGTCGTTCAGAACTTTTTCAGTGAATTCACAGGTACCGATTGAATTCATtcaaacagataataaaaaaaagtcttggaATTACGAGCAACGTATGTTGCGCAAAACTGATGTGTGAGAAACTCACCAGGAAAGCGTCACCGATGGCAGAGAAGATCAACGCTAAAAGAACTTTTCCGGATTCTCCTTTCCCCCTCTCGGTTATGCCCATGTAGGCTATAAGATATAGAATCGGGAGGAACTTTAGGAAAGCTCTCCATGGTGTCGGTTCCCAGGGCAAAAACCACACAAAAGATGCAAGAACCGCCAACAAATACGGCACCAGGTGATGTAGTGGCAGTTCTTCTGGGACTCTCATTGCAGACCTTTGGCTCGACTTCATGTTCTGTTTTTATCACCAAGATTCGAATCTGTAGATACAGGATAACTTATTGAAAGTCaacttactatatatattccACGCAGACAAATATGAAAAAACGTGGCGAAGAGGGGGCACCTCTAGACTATAGAGAGCAAATTCCAAACCCTTCTCTCGGGTCACAAACACCGACGGATGTAGGTCCTCTCTCCTTGCGCTTCGATGTTCAGCCTCGCATAAGGTGTTAGGGGCGTGTGTCCACATAACAGGCAACACATAAACGGTAAAAAAATGCAGGATTATGAATGTCTGTATGTCTCTTTGCCTGCCACTTGGCACGAAAATTAAGCAGAAACTATCGTCGCTCTCATCAGAATATTGCTGCAATAATAAATAACGCAGCTCTGAATTGCACAGCATCCAGATTTTCCATATAACTGACCCAGAAAGTAGAAGATCTGAAAGCGTAGACACATGAAACATGTAAAAAGAAATCAGACACCGATTTGTCCTCAAAAACGTTTCAAACGGAAGGAATACTTTTTCacaaaattgaaaattataattgataaatggtggAACCTGGCAATTGAACTAAATGAGTGCCAAGAGGAAGATTTCTACAAGGGAGCATGGATACATTTGTATCAAATAAGATTTCAACAGACAGAAACACCGAATTTAGAGAAATGGGTGTTCACAACCCGTAGATTTTTCTTACTGCAACTCTTGAGATCGTTGGTATGTCATAATGATGTCTAAAATGCACAAGtcgaaatactaaaaaaaataaaaagcaattctATATTATTTGTAACTGATACCATGGAGACAGCCAAAACGCATATAATTAGTTATTTACATGTATACATTTTTACCAAAGTTATTATTAAACAAGTGCAACGCCATTATCAATTAATATACAGACGTTAGATAGAACCGAATGTAGAATGAAAGAAGGGGAAATAAAGGATCAGTCTGAAACTCCTGATCAATTGAGGCCTTATAGTAAATACCCGTAAAACAAACGAAAACCAAATGACACCGTAAATTACGAAGCGGTCTTGAATCGGTAACACTCCTCAAGTTTCATGAACCACTtccattttttaattcatttattcgttACTCTCTTCGCATTGAATTAGTTTTTCACTCTTCATCACATGGACAATTTGTTTTGTTGAACTTTATGTTATTAGTGAACGTCTTCCACATGGAATCTCGTGCaactaatcaataataatgacGATGTAACTTTTAAATCACTACGGCGGTTACATCAACACGTTTCGGGCTAATACAACAAAAATCTGCCCGTACCAGACAAATCTTTCTCTACTGTCTTCTTCCACACATTATGACTTATTGAGAGTTCACGGGTAGGTCTCATAGTCTTGTCAGTTCTGAGATTTAGGTCAAAATGCACCCGTCTGGTTCTGATAGATATTACCGTTTGCACCAAGTAGTGTTATCTTTAGACTTCCCGGTCAACGCTTACTGGCGCACCAATATCCAGTTTCCGTTATTTTGTGACAATTGCTAATAATTTAAGTAGCAGCCTTCCCATAGTATTAGCTAGGAAGGATGGAATTTTTCTTTAGTCAAGTACGTTCTTTAAAGGCCCCGCTGGCCTTTCACTGCAACGTTCACTTTCTTCCTTCCACGTACCATTTCGTTTCATGTATTCTATTGCAATATCACGTTTGATATAATTGCATTctaatgtttttctttcatttatcttttccaCAATGATTACTTTCACAGATTCAGTTACAAGACAACTGATCAGTAACGAttaacaaaatggcaaaatctggcAACATTCCCCCGTCTCCGCCCAACATGGCTGAGAGATCAATGGCAACCACAAAATAAATTAAGATCACTCCATTCAGAAGCTACTGGCAGTCAGTTTTCAGCCATTATATGCAGAACTGAACAGTGTCTCACCTGCTCGCAAGGTGGCTACGTCAGCTGTCGTAAGATTCTCTAAACTGAAGACTTGTCCTTTCCGAACATTTTGCAACACCGCTCTTACCCGGTCACTTGAGTGATAACGTTATCTACTACAACTGGTCCCCTTGCCGCATGTGCGATGCTATTCCTCGCATTTAAATGGATTATAGTAGAACCGTCATGTAGTTTGCATAAACATGTCAGACCCTAAATTTAGTAAACGATCAGGTAAACACGAGGAAATTGTCAATGTCTCACTGTAAGGATTTCCCGATAGTTGAACACTTGAAATGTCAAAATGATGACATAAATGTCACCAAACTGAATGACAGCTTTTTATAAAGTTACTCATACagtattttacttcattttcaagTGTTCATATTACTTTGGTTGATTTGAAATCTTCAAAATTACTATATATCGCAATGCACTACACACAATGCTCATGAAAATAATCCATAAATTCGAAGACAGATGAAAGTTTAAACGATTTTCACGGAAGGTCAAACAAAAGGTTCGAGTCATCGACGTTCCTAAGTTACAGGGAAGCAAAAATGATAACAGGACACTGAActaaatatttctctctcctctctctctctctctctctctctctctctctctctctctctcagtttttaagAAGTTTACAAAATACTTCTTAAAAATTGAAGAAATCTCAGTGTTAGTAATTATTTCTGTAGAAAAATCTCGAGATACTTACAAGATGCTTATATTTCAAACCTAAATGTCTTCAATAAAAAAACACGTACTCCCAACACACTCAAAAAATGGGTGACAACAAAtacatggttaaagtttcacagGAATTATGGGAGAAAATTATAATAGTAACTCCTAAACATTTAAGTAGTATTCAGTCATGGTTCATATTAAGTTCATCAACAGTACATAAGGTAGCGTACACCAATACCTAGGCAACAAAATTTAGCGGGGAAACAGTAAGGAACGGTTATGGCATGAATGAAGAAGCGGAAGGACGATTTAATTGCATCGCTTCAGGAATTTACTGGTTTCTGAATACGATAGAATATTGAGTTTAGTCCAAAGACCCAGCGCTGGAAACTgtaaagtcattcagcgctataaCGGAAACTGACgggaagaaggtttgaaaggtgtaacaggagaaaaacgtcGCAGTTACACtatcaatcaattgttaggagaggatggaaagtaagacggaagaaagggaTATCTTCAGTACCAGAACAGACC encodes:
- the LOC135218590 gene encoding lysoplasmalogenase TMEM86B-like codes for the protein MKSSQRSAMRVPEELPLHHLVPYLLAVLASFVWFLPWEPTPWRAFLKFLPILYLIAYMGITERGKGESGKVLLALIFSAIGDAFLAYPDAWFVQGIQAFGVAQIFYTAAFGFEGIRLPMGIGLYGIGFVLLCFILPHIPTPLNVAIPIYNLLIGTMFWRALDRYALMSHIRFERRLCSVLGAVLFITSDSCIVFLQIFQLIPHIPAQIIILSTYYSAQLLLMLGSADSFWARKSELVKKETAKKNT